In a genomic window of Orcinus orca chromosome 12, mOrcOrc1.1, whole genome shotgun sequence:
- the EEF1A1 gene encoding elongation factor 1-alpha 1, translating to MGKEKTHINIVVIGHVDSGKSTTTGHLIYKCGGIDKRTIEKFEKEAAEMGKGSFKYAWVLDKLKAERERGITIDISLWKFETSKYYVTIIDAPGHRDFIKNMITGTSQADCAVLIVAAGVGEFEAGISKNGQTREHALLAYTLGVKQLIVGVNKMDSTEPPYSQKRYEEIVKEVSTYIKKIGYNPDTVAFVPISGWNGDNMLEPSANMPWFKGWKVTRKDGNASGTTLLEALDCILPPTRPTDKPLRLPLQDVYKIGGIGTVPVGRVETGVLKPGMVVTFAPVNVTTEVKSVEMHHEALSEALPGDNVGFNVKNVSVKDVRRGNVAGDSKNDPPMEAAGFTAQVIILNHPGQISAGYAPVLDCHTAHIACKFAELKEKIDRRSGKKLEDGPKFLKSGDAAIVDMVPGKPMCVESFSDYPPLGRFAVRDMRQTVAVGVIKAVDKKAAGAGKVTKSAQKAQRAK from the exons AAATGTGGTGGGATCGACAAGAGAACCATTGAAAAGTTCGAGAAGGAGGCTGCCGAG ATGGGGAAGGGCTCCTTTAAGTATGCCTGGGTCTTGGACAAACTGAAAGCTGAACGTGAGCGTGGTATCACCATTGATATATCCCTATGGAAATTCGAGACCAGCAAGTACTATGTGACCATCATTGATGCCCCAGGACACAGAGACTTCATCAAAAACATGATTACAGGCACATCCCAG GCTGACTGTGCTGTCCTGATTGTTGCTGCTGGTGTTGGTGAATTTGAAGCAGGTATTTCCAAGAATGGGCAGACCCGTGAGCATGCCCTTCTGGCCTACACTCTGGGTGTGAAACAACTAATTGTTGGAGTTAACAAAATGGATTCCACCGAGCCACCATACAGCCAGAAGAGATACGAGGAAATTGTAAAGGAAGTCAGcacctacattaagaaaattgGCTACAACCCAGACACGGTAGCATTTGTGCCAATTTCTGGCTGGAATGGCGACAACATGCTGGAGCCAAGTGCTAAC ATGCCGTGGTTCAAGGGATGGAAAGTCACTCGTAAAGATGGCAATGCCAGTGGAACCACACTGCTTGAAGCTCTGGATTGCATCCTGCCACCAACTCGCCCAACTGACAAACCCTTGCGTTTGCCCCTTCAGGACGTCTACAAAATTGGTG gTATTGGCACTGTCCCTGTGGGTCGAGTGGAGACTGGTGTTCTCAAACCTGGCATGGTGGTCACCTTTGCTCCAGTCAATGTGACAACTGAAGTGAAGTCTGTTGAAATGCATCATGAAGCTTTGAGTGAAGCCCTTCCTGGGGACAATGTGGGCTTCAATGTCAAGAACGTGTCTGTCAAAGATGTTCGTCGTGGCAATGTAGCTGGTGACAGCAAAAATGACCCACCGATGGAAGCAGCTGGCTTCACAGCTCAG GTGATTATCTTGAACCATCCAGGCCAAATCAGTGCTGGCTATGCACCTGTGCTGGATTGTCACACGGCTCACATTGCCTGCAAGTTTGCTGAGCTGAAGGAGAAGATTGATCGTCGTTCTGGGAAAAAGCTGGAAGATGGCCCCAAATTCTTGAAATCTGGTGATGCAGCCATCGTTGATATGGTTCCTGGCAAACCCATGTGTGTTGAGAGCTTCTCTGACTATCCTCCTCTGG gCCGCTTTGCTGTTCGTGACATGAGACAGACGGTTGCTGTGGGTGTCATCAAAGCAGTGGACAAGAAAGCAGCTGGAGCTGGCAAGGTCACCAAGTCTGCCCAGAAAGCTCAGAGGGCTAAATGA